The Cellulophaga sp. L1A9 genome window below encodes:
- a CDS encoding RluA family pseudouridine synthase: MTSQEYPNYQEKSSVQMPNLEIVEENNDYIVVNKTAGYISEKNPYEDNTIEDQVFKHLLQKKRKPYVGVIHRLDRVTSGVLIFAKKKSVLVAFNEFFSSRKVQKTYLAIVKNKPAKNKGNLVNFLVKNNLEKRADIVLTKSKEALDCSLSYEVIAENDFGYLLEVKPKTGRFHQIRAQLSHLGVPIIGDEKYGSDQEYYPLSVCLHSWKLSYQVSGTNENKTFVAPLPKNKFWEFKSL, translated from the coding sequence ATGACTAGTCAAGAATACCCAAATTATCAAGAAAAAAGTAGCGTGCAAATGCCAAATCTAGAAATAGTAGAAGAAAATAATGATTATATCGTCGTAAACAAAACAGCCGGCTATATAAGTGAAAAGAATCCTTATGAGGACAATACCATAGAAGACCAGGTTTTTAAACACCTTTTACAAAAGAAGCGAAAACCCTATGTCGGGGTTATTCATAGATTGGATAGAGTTACCAGTGGGGTATTAATTTTTGCTAAAAAGAAAAGTGTTCTTGTGGCTTTTAATGAATTTTTTAGTAGCAGAAAAGTTCAAAAAACATATTTGGCAATTGTTAAAAACAAGCCTGCAAAGAACAAAGGGAATTTGGTGAATTTTCTAGTGAAAAATAACCTGGAAAAAAGGGCAGACATTGTGCTAACTAAATCAAAAGAGGCTTTAGACTGTAGCCTTAGCTATGAGGTTATAGCTGAAAACGACTTTGGTTATCTTTTAGAGGTAAAACCAAAAACGGGTAGGTTTCATCAAATAAGAGCGCAATTATCACATTTAGGAGTGCCAATTATTGGCGACGAAAAATATGGATCGGATCAAGAGTATTATCCTCTTTCTGTTTGTCTTCATTCTTGGAAGTTAAGCTATCAGGTTTCTGGGACTAATGAGAATAAAACTTTTGTCGCTCCTTTGCCAAAGAATAAGTTTTGGGAATTTAAATCTTTGTAA
- a CDS encoding NAD(P)/FAD-dependent oxidoreductase: MSNKKLDYVVIGAAQAGLAMGYHLQNMNKKFLVIDGEEEIGASWLNRWDSLKLFTSTEYNHLPGLKFDAPKGHYPTKFEVAAYFKLYVKTFDIPVQLNTLVTSVRKTEKGFFIAHKDGMLEADHVIVATGPFHIPYTPPCHTKLSKSVLQMHSNYYKGLNQLQEGDALVVGGGDSGYQILNEISKDGSRTVYFSGNTNVKSIPQQFLGKTIWWWFTLIGFLSYTKYSWIGKKINSSTQPVIGTDVKEILSRKNVIPVGRTKDALQEEMFFESKKISTIKNIVWATGYRPNFKWIEGLELDANSYPKNYRGVSNITGLYFIGLPWMYTRGSATLGGVSKDASYLANEIRNND; the protein is encoded by the coding sequence ATGAGTAATAAGAAGTTAGATTATGTAGTGATTGGAGCGGCTCAAGCGGGCTTGGCTATGGGATATCATTTACAAAATATGAATAAGAAGTTTCTGGTTATTGATGGTGAAGAAGAAATTGGAGCTTCATGGTTAAATAGATGGGATTCATTAAAGCTATTTACATCTACCGAATACAATCATTTACCTGGCTTAAAATTTGATGCCCCAAAAGGACATTATCCTACGAAATTTGAAGTTGCGGCCTATTTTAAATTATATGTAAAGACATTTGATATTCCTGTACAGCTAAACACTTTAGTAACCTCCGTTCGTAAAACAGAAAAAGGATTTTTTATTGCGCATAAAGATGGCATGCTCGAGGCAGATCATGTCATTGTAGCGACAGGACCATTCCATATTCCTTATACACCTCCTTGTCATACCAAACTATCAAAGAGTGTGCTCCAAATGCATAGTAATTATTATAAAGGATTAAACCAGTTGCAAGAGGGAGATGCTTTGGTTGTTGGTGGTGGAGATTCTGGATACCAAATTCTAAATGAAATTTCTAAAGATGGCTCTAGAACCGTATATTTTTCTGGGAACACAAATGTAAAATCCATTCCTCAGCAATTTTTAGGTAAAACAATATGGTGGTGGTTTACCTTAATTGGTTTTTTAAGTTATACCAAATATAGTTGGATAGGTAAGAAGATTAATTCCTCTACGCAACCAGTAATCGGTACAGATGTTAAGGAAATTCTTTCTAGAAAAAACGTCATCCCCGTAGGAAGAACTAAAGATGCCTTGCAGGAGGAAATGTTTTTTGAATCTAAGAAAATTTCTACCATTAAAAATATTGTTTGGGCAACAGGGTACCGTCCAAATTTTAAATGGATAGAAGGTTTGGAACTGGATGCTAATAGCTATCCAAAAAATTATAGGGGCGTAAGTAATATAACCGGATTATATTTTATTGGGTTACCATGGATGTACACACGTGGATCTGCAACTTTAGGAGGCGTATCTAAGGATGCTAGTTATTTAGCGAATGAGATACGTAACAATGATTAA